The Triticum aestivum cultivar Chinese Spring chromosome 4B, IWGSC CS RefSeq v2.1, whole genome shotgun sequence sequence TTCGTTCCAGCAATGCCAAATGGGTCAAAAAACATAAGCTCATTACTTTTACTTGAGAAACTTAAGTGACTGATGACAATACTCACCACTATTCAGGTTCAATGAACAAGCAATGTTTCTCCATGTATGATAGTAAAGATGCCAATAACTATTATGAATATATGATTaatatcaagatcaatcaagaaacATAGCATTCCACATGTGAAATCAAATAACACATTACATATAAAATGGTTTGGTAATACAGTTTTAGCATAGTTCCTGCACACTCGGCCACTCGCCAGTTGCCAATAGTTAGAAAGAACATGCTAAATACACCAAGAGCAGACAGGGACAAGGGATTACCTATAACATAGAAATTTCTGTACGGATAATAGGTCCTGGTAAAAATGCAACCGCTCTGGTGTTCGATAAGATTTATAAACTGCATGGACTCAAGCTGGAGCATGTATTCACCGTAAAACGTTGATAGCAAAATCGCATTGCTGTCCTCATCATACCCCTGCATCTTAAACGCATTTGGCCCCCCGGTCAGTCCAAATGAAAAGAGCCCATCTAGCTGAATGGTTTTCTGCAGTTCCCATCCAACAACACCATCACGGTTAGATTTTCTCTCCCATAATTGGATGATACCGCTCTGATAATCTGGCTCGGAAAAAACAGCAAGGCCCAGACCGCTGTGCTGTGTCCGTACAACGAGAAAGGACCAGTGgtagtctgcaacattaacgtctGCCGGCTTCTGGATCATCACAAGGCGCTGGCTTTCAAAATCAAACTCGAGGATGCCACCTCCAGAAACCAGCCAGCAAAATGAATTTCTAACCAGGACGCTGGGTTTTGCAACACATACACATGTCGAACGTGTGGTCTCTAGTGAGACAACATCCCCCCACACACCGGACTCCGACTCATAGAGGCAAGCAAACTTGTGTGTGCCGTCAGAATCGCTGCCTACCAAGGCCAATCTAAATGGGGTGAAGCGGCAGTCACCCTGCACATGCCCGTCTTCGACGGCGGCGGCGCACATCACCGCCGCGTTCTGGACGAACCTCCCCTTTTTCCTGCAGAACCCTGGTGGAAACGCAAGGCGGCGCTGGTGGCCGGTGAGGGGGTCCCACACAACGGCCTCGCGGCGCTTCTGGCAGATGAGGAGGGCCAGGCCATGGCGGCAGCCGAGAAACGCCCAGCCCTCGCCGCGAATCCATGGCGCCGAGAAGCGCGCGGGCGGGATGCGGTCCCACCGGCCCATCGTCGTGGGCTTGAAGATGGGCCGCTTGTCTCTGCGGAATTCCTCGTCGAAGAAGCCGAGCAGCGGCGGTGGGTTGTTCCGGCCGTGGTGCTCGCGGAAGCGGCTGAGGAAGCCGGGGCTGGAGAGGATGCGGCGCCAGCGCGTGCACACGAGGGATGCGCGCGGAAGGGAGGACGGCTGcggggggaggcggaggaggatctcctcGAGGATCTCTTCGAGGATGACGCCGCCGTCcagcgcgggcgccggcgacgatgcggcggcggaggggcTGCTCATTCCGGCGAGGCTAGGGTTCGGGAGTCTGGCCGCAGTCTGCCGAGTGAAGTGGAGACTCTGGACCCTGGAGTGTGGAGTgaaggggtggggtggggggagtgGGTAACTAAAATgaatgtgtctagaactaaaaataTGCATAAATACATCTAATTCTGTGACAGGTAACTCGGTTCGAAACAGAGATAGTATAAAATTTCTAGCAGATAACACAAAAGTATAGTGTCAATCAAACCACCGCATCATAAGAAAAATAAACATATACCATTTTTTTTGCGTGTTAACCCAAATAACAACAACGACGCAGCTAAGCATGCTCAACCTCTTTTAGTTTATTTCATTTGTCAAAACAAAATTCATTTAGATACTAATGATGAACAATTAGATTAAATTATTTATTTACTAGGATAATTTCAGGAGGCTAATTTATGAAATGGATGATTATTGATAGCAAGTTGCATGGCCTCAACCTATTCATATGCATTGAGAATAGTTTAGCCTTGCCATGCTTGATGAAGAAAACCGCTTTGACTCGTGTGTTTGACTTCTTTTTGTTAGGCATTGTTACATAGAAATGTATCCTGAACTGAGCCTTTTGAGTACAATACCCCGCTAAAATAAAGGGGACATAAGTCTAAAATATCTCTTTTATAGTACTTTCTCCATTTGGATTAGTTGCCACCCAAATGGTTGTATCTAGCACTATTTTAGTGTTAGACACATCCATTTGAGTGACAATTAATTTCGGACGGAGAAAGTATTTATTAAGAATATAAATTGGCCTTATTTTCAAATCAAATTGTTGGTCTTATTTGTCAATGAACTGGACAAAGTGAAGATATCGAAAGTTGCTCCCATATCTGGCAACGGGTCGTGAGCTGCTCCCATCGAAAGTTTCCGTTCAACAATTTCAGCCACCCCTATTTGATCGCTAGGAAGTAGGCCTGGGGCGAACCCCCAGGTtaacattttttttttcaaaaacaatgCCATCAACCAAAAAAAGTTGCCATGATCTaacttttgaaaaaaatgttataCTACTTTATAAAAAATGACATCTCTCTAATTTATAGATATACAATGAGTCTAATTAGAAAAAGTTGTATGAACTACAAAAATGAAAAATATCACGCTAAAACATTAAAACTGCCATCCTCACAGTAAATACGCCATGAACAAAAAAGTGCCATGTGAACAAAAAAAGAAAGGGGGGAAAAGCCATGCTAAAAAAAGTGACATCTCTTAATAAACAAAAAAGGCAGCTAAAAACCAAAATGCCATCActtaataataaaaatgtcatcTCTTAATAATGAAAAATGTCATCTATTGATATAAAAGTGCAACCTCTTAATAATAATAAAATGCCATTTTTATACAGATGCCCTGCGCTTAGTAATAAAACTGCCATGCTTTTAAAAATCATAATTTGTCGTGTGACCAttgcaaacattttctaaaatattGCCATGTGCTAGATTTTTTTTATAAAGTTGCCATGATGTGCAGAACTAAATTTTCAACAGTTGCCATCCATGATTTTCTAATTTCCCATGTGACCATTGTATATTTTACCAAAAACTTGCCAGGTTTTGTAGAACAAATATCCTAAATTTGTCCTGTCACCATTTTCAAATTTTCTTAATTTTCCAGGGTCAGGAAATTTAATTTTCCAACATTTCCATGTGAAAATTTTCATTTTTTACATTTTTTCCTACACTTGTGTTGATTTCTGTAAAAACAATCTACGATCTGTAATGTGACCACTATAAATATTTTCCAAAATTTGCCATGCTTTTAGAGGACAAATCGCTACATTTTCCATGTGACCAATAATTTGCCAATGTTTTTGGACACAAGAATTTCTAAACTAGTCATGCGACTTTATAACTTTGTCATGATTTTATGACACAAAAATTTCTAAATTAGGCCATGGATGGTAAGTTGATAACTATGTGATGCAACCATGGAACATTCATTCTTTTCTCAATGGTAACCTTTTTTTAGATGTTTTGTTTAGCTATTTTGAAGCTCCCTAAAAAATAACCACAACTGATATGTATCGTCCGCTGTGAGCGTTAAGACTCCGATCGCCTACGTGCGCTCGCCGACCGGTCCATTTAATCATGCTACAGGGCGCTCACAAGCAGCATGTTATAGGAATGTTCCGGAAGCTTCGATGCCGGTTTTGGGAAGCttcagggctgtttatttcctgttctttttgttttctttttcattttctatTAGTTTCTTTTTTCCGTTTCCTCTCTTCTTTATTCTTTTTTTAAGAATTTCACAAATATAGAAAATGTTCAAAATcttcagattttttttgaattttccaaAAATGCGTATTTTTtcaaaatatttctttattttacttttttacatttttaaaatttgttcatgtttttttAATGTTCggaatttaaaaaattgttcacaattttaaGAAATGTTTACTTTGCAAAAAATATTTGGGATGTCGGAAATTGTTTGCAAACAAGTTTTGAATTTCATGAAATTTTTTAATCCGCGAATGTCTTTTAGGTCACATACATTTTTTGAATTCTAGAACATTTATTGATTATGCAAACAATTTTTGGTATTTTACGTGATTTGTATTGAATTTGCCAACATTTTtctgaattcatgatttttttttgtattttatgtTATATATTTTTGGATTCGCGAACGTCCTTTGAATTCGCCTACATTTTATTAAATTCATATACCTTTCACGAACATTTATTCAATACATGTGAATAATTTTTCATATtcacgattttttttcaaattatgaATTACATTGACTGAAAAAACTAAATGAGAAAAATGAAAAATAACTTTTTTaggcaaaaaaaagaaaacaactgacGTGCACGATCTGGTCAGGCTAGGCCCATCTTACGCGGGAGACCTGGGCGACGCCTGCTTACATCCTAGAAGCGCTCGGTGGAGGGTTTCGCTTTACGAGCGAGGGTTTCGTTTAGGCTGCAGCAGCCGCCGGCGCCACAAGGAATTTTTTGGTCTCCTCGTCTCCAGCTGCCATCTTGGCGTCGCTCGCATCTTCAGGAGTGCTATGTTCCATCATCATCTACTGATTATCATATTTTGTGATAATAAATTTACTCTCGCTCTTTTGGCAATGCTATGAGGTTAGAGAGTTTTCAGTCCTCGCAGATCCAATTATTCGGAACTGGAGAGTTTATGTTGGTGTGTCAAACCTTTTTTGTTGGTTTGATTTTTTATGAAGTTGAAGTGTTTCATCGACTTATATGGTGAAGATATTGTGACCATTATTTTCTAGGCGATCATCCCCGGCCCAAGTATGTTCACTGATCAAGACTTTCCATCTTTTTCGATGGGCGACTCAAGACACTTTCAAAAACCATTATTGATAATGTTTATGC is a genomic window containing:
- the LOC123093698 gene encoding uncharacterized protein; this translates as MSSPSAAASSPAPALDGGVILEEILEEILLRLPPQPSSLPRASLVCTRWRRILSSPGFLSRFREHHGRNNPPPLLGFFDEEFRRDKRPIFKPTTMGRWDRIPPARFSAPWIRGEGWAFLGCRHGLALLICQKRREAVVWDPLTGHQRRLAFPPGFCRKKGRFVQNAAVMCAAAVEDGHVQGDCRFTPFRLALVGSDSDGTHKFACLYESESGVWGDVVSLETTRSTCVCVAKPSVLVRNSFCWLVSGGGILEFDFESQRLVMIQKPADVNVADYHWSFLVVRTQHSGLGLAVFSEPDYQSGIIQLWERKSNRDGVVGWELQKTIQLDGLFSFGLTGGPNAFKMQGYDEDSNAILLSTFYGEYMLQLESMQFINLIEHQSGCIFTRTYYPYRNFYVIGSGIGGRDGGAEISMH